A genome region from Cydia pomonella isolate Wapato2018A chromosome 21, ilCydPomo1, whole genome shotgun sequence includes the following:
- the LOC133529832 gene encoding E3 ubiquitin-protein ligase MARCHF5 yields the protein MSVEEKSGSDARSGSANSLVVHGDDENAKTCWVCFATEADDRLAAWVQPCKCKGTTKWVHQSCLQRWVDEKQRGNITRKVLCPQCKAEYIVVFPSMGAFVALLDAMEEITHKICPFIAGGVLLGSIYWIAITYGAVTVMQVVGHREGLEMMESADPLVLLVLLPTIPVTLISAKMYNWEDSVLLFLRKYCAKIPALSYILPFGNVEGDRGAIVSGPSNPANANSGSHLSPTRIFCSALLLPTISTIIGKIFFRSIQNNLHRTILGGLTYITIKGALKIYHKQMLYIRHSSRKILDYTETNLKLYRTLTTAPSGDTVASSRDESEQVV from the exons ATGTCTGTAGAGGAGAAATCTGGTTCCGATGCGCGTAGTGGTAGTGCGAATTCATTGGTTGTACACGGGGATGATGAGAACGCGAAGACTTGTTGGGTGTGCTTTGCGACGGAGGCGGACGATCGGCTGGCGGCGTGGGTTCAACCTTGCAAGTGCAAAGGAACTACGAAATGG gtccATCAGAGCTGCCTCCAGCGGTGGGTTGACGAGAAACAGCGCGGCAACATTACCAGAAAAGTCCTGTGTCCTCAGTGCAAAGCGGAGTACATTGTAGTATTCCCTTCTATGGGGGCGTTTGTGGCACTATTAGACGCTATGGAAGAAATCACACACAAGATCTGCCCCTTCATAGCGGGAGGAGTGCTACTGGGATCGATATATTGGATTGCTATCACTTATGGAGCCGTCACTGTAATGCAG GTGGTCGGCCACCGCGAGGGTTTGGAAATGATGGAGTCCGCAGACCCTCTAGTTTTGCTGGTGCTGCTCCCCACGATACCTGTGACGCTCATCAGCGCCAAGATGTACAACTGGGAGGACTCCGTCCTGCTGTTCTTGAGGAAGTACTGCGCGAAGATACCGGCCCTGTCTTACATACTACCGTTTGGAAA CGTGGAAGGTGACCGAGGCGCCATCGTCTCCGGGCCGTCAAATCCCGCCAATGCCAACTCCGGCTCCCATCTCTCACCGACAAGAATATTCTGCTCTGCGCTGCTCCTGCCAACCATCTCCACAATCATAGGCAAAATCTTCTTCCgctccatacaaaacaatctCCACAGAACTATACTAGGAGGCCTCACCTACATAACTATCAAAGGAGCGCTCAAAATCTACCACAAACAAATGCTATACATCAGGCATTCGAGCAGGAAAATTCTAGATTATACTGAAACGAATTTAAAGCTGTATAGAACCCTTACAACGGCTCCTAGTGGAGACACGGTCGCCAGTTCAAGAGACGAATCGGAACAGGTTGTATAA